In the genome of Natronomonas salina, the window CGAGGCGGCGACGAAGGCGTCGGCGGTGTAGACGGTGCCGTCGCGCAGTTCGACCCGGTGGGGCTTGCCGGGGTCGACGTCCACGACGACGCCGTGGTCGATCTCCGCGCCGAACTGCGTCGCCTGCTCCTTCATGTCGTTGACGAGCTCCGAGCCGCCGATGCCGTCGGGGAAGCCCGGGTAGTTGGCGACGTCGGTCGTCAGCGTCAACTGGCCGCCGGGTTCGGGGCCCTCGATGACGAGCGGCTCGTTGTTCGAGCGGCCCGCGTAGATGGCGGCTGTCAGCCCCGCGATACCGGAACCGGCGACGATGAGGCGACGGTGTTCGGCGTCGTCAGTCATGCCCGCACCTTACCAGTCGTGCGGTATGTAGCTTGTGCTGTGGGAAACCCGCTCGGCCGCGAACGGTCGGAGACGGCCCCGCGGACGCCGCCGGCGTACTTAACGGGGCGTCGAAGGACGGCGGAAGGGGTATGTGCGAACGCGACTACCGGAGTGGTATGACGCAGATCGAGGACACCAGCCGCGAGATGCGCATCGACCCGGAGTCCTTCGCGGGCGGGTACTTCCGCAACGCCGTCTACCGCCACTGGGACCCCTACGAGGACATCCCCCAGTCGTTGCTGGAGCAGGACCGCCAGCGGCTGATCGAATCCGACATCGGCCACGAGCAGTTCGAGGCCTTCCGCGCCTCGGTCGCGAAGTTCGGCGCCGGCGAGGAGGCCGTCACCGAGGACCTCGCGCCGCTGATGCTCGTCTTCGACGACATCGACGACCAGATGTTCATCTCCAGCCAGATCTACGAGGAGGCCAAGCATACCCAGTTCTTCGACCGCTACTGGCGGGAGGTCGTGAACCCGGTGGCCGAGGCGAAGGGCTGGGAGGTAACCAGCCCGACCGACCAGCGGTACTTCCCGGAGGGGTACGTCGAACTGTTCGACCGCACCGAGGAAGCGATGCACCGGCTGCTCGAGGACGGCGAGGACACGCCGACGAACCGCGCGAAGGCGTTCTGCCACTACCACCTCGTCGTCGAGTCCGTCCTCGCCCAGACCGGCTACTGGGGTCTCCAGGCAACCTTCAGCGAGGGACCGCCGGAGAACTGGAACGAGACCGAAGGCGACGACGTCTACCTCGACGGCCTCATCGAGGGCATCACCCGCATCCGCAGCGACGAGGGTCGCCACGTCGGCTTCGGGATGCACAAGGTCCAGCGGCTCGTCGCCGAGGAGGGCGTCGACCCGGACGTCGTCCAGCAGACGCTCGCCGAACTGCTGCCGCTGGTCTCGGAGACCGTCCAGACGGACTTCGACACCGACTCGGACCCGACGCCGCTCGTCGAGTACGCCCAGGAGAAGCTCTCGAAGCGCATCGAGATCATCACGAACGCGGAAGCCGAGCTCCCGCCCGTGGAGGAACTGGTGAAGATCGAGGGCGCCGACGACCACGCCGCCGCGGGCGACGACTGAAGGCGCCGCCGGGGCCAGAACCGCCGGCACGCGTTGCGGGGGTCGCCGCGCC includes:
- a CDS encoding ribonucleoside-diphosphate reductase: MTQIEDTSREMRIDPESFAGGYFRNAVYRHWDPYEDIPQSLLEQDRQRLIESDIGHEQFEAFRASVAKFGAGEEAVTEDLAPLMLVFDDIDDQMFISSQIYEEAKHTQFFDRYWREVVNPVAEAKGWEVTSPTDQRYFPEGYVELFDRTEEAMHRLLEDGEDTPTNRAKAFCHYHLVVESVLAQTGYWGLQATFSEGPPENWNETEGDDVYLDGLIEGITRIRSDEGRHVGFGMHKVQRLVAEEGVDPDVVQQTLAELLPLVSETVQTDFDTDSDPTPLVEYAQEKLSKRIEIITNAEAELPPVEELVKIEGADDHAAAGDD